In Actinomycetes bacterium, the genomic window GCGTGAGGAGGGAGTTTCTGTGCGGATCACCGTGGTCGGCGCCGCCGACCTGCCAGAGCTGCTGCCGCTGCTGCGCGCCTACTGCGACTTCTACCGGGTCGCGCCCAGCGACCGGGCCCTGCTGGAGCTGTCGCAGGCGCTGCTCGCCGACCCGCAGCGCGAGGGCCTGCAGCTCCTGGCCCGCGACGACGCCGGCAGAGCCGTCGGCTTCGCCACCCTGTACTGGACCTGGCAGACGCTGGCCGCCGCCCGCGTCGGGGTGATGAATGACCTGTTCGTGGCCGCCGAGGCGCGGGGCACCGGGGTGGCCGACGGGCTCATCGCCGCCTGCCTGGAACGCTGCCGCGGGCACGGCGCGACCCGGCTCGTCTGGCAGACGGCCCGCGACAACGCCCGCTCGCAGGCCGTCTACGAGCGGATCGGGGCGACCCGCGAGGACCGCTGGCTGGACTACCAG contains:
- a CDS encoding GNAT family N-acetyltransferase yields the protein MRITVVGAADLPELLPLLRAYCDFYRVAPSDRALLELSQALLADPQREGLQLLARDDAGRAVGFATLYWTWQTLAAARVGVMNDLFVAAEARGTGVADGLIAACLERCRGHGATRLVWQTARDNARSQAVYERIGATREDRWLDYQLPVDPA